From a region of the Rouxiella sp. S1S-2 genome:
- a CDS encoding DUF1283 family protein has protein sequence MNTTVMSRLLRRMLPVALLVLSGTWQVAAHAETNCAGGTCVFGGNGNNAMSNEEARQSKEQWNATRTLRDQKINRQEKDNAKYDRSVDLRDRCNASQNVNAYWEPTTQRCLDRRTGTQLLAP, from the coding sequence ATGAATACAACAGTTATGTCTCGATTGCTGCGCCGCATGTTGCCTGTCGCTTTGCTGGTGCTGTCAGGTACCTGGCAAGTTGCCGCTCATGCCGAAACCAACTGTGCAGGCGGTACCTGTGTGTTTGGTGGTAACGGCAATAATGCAATGAGCAATGAAGAAGCGCGTCAAAGCAAAGAGCAATGGAACGCCACTCGTACACTGCGCGATCAGAAAATCAATCGCCAGGAAAAAGATAATGCCAAGTATGACCGTTCCGTTGACTTGCGCGATAGATGCAATGCCAGCCAGAATGTGAATGCCTATTGGGAACCTACCACCCAGCGCTGCCTGGACCGCCGTACCGGCACACAGCTACTGGCGCCATAA
- a CDS encoding MDR family MFS transporter produces the protein MHVDSRHRPLVLTACMLSMFMAAVEVTIVATAMPSIIAELGGFSLLGWVFAIYLLTQAITVPIYGRLADLYGCRKMFFIGTFLFLSGSVLCGFAPSLVWMIAFRALQGLGAGAITPVATTLIANIYGPHERAKAQGYLASVWGVSAIIGPLLGAFIVQHFHWSIVFWINLPIGVVAMIILARYLPAEEAKKQHALDMAGTVLLSTAVAALLLALLQAETFGYYSLLLVGVALLATLLLIRQERRSPEPLFPLSLWQNKVVVAGNIGGLVIGASMMGISAFLPTYVQGVLGGSPLQAGTTLALMSIGWPLASTLSGNLMQATSYRFTVMLGALLLVAGSLSLLMLTADSGLAWARCASFMIGAGMGLCNTTFLVSVQNSVEASVRGIATASTLFTRMLGSALGTAILGATLNLNLQHRLPALQDPVQTLMDKPLRQQLSSHQLGHIIEQVSASLHWVFILAAAISIFALAAALLIPAGQRPVQSKK, from the coding sequence ATCCACGTCGACAGCCGTCACCGTCCCTTAGTCCTTACTGCCTGCATGCTGTCAATGTTTATGGCAGCGGTCGAAGTGACCATTGTTGCCACCGCGATGCCAAGTATTATTGCCGAACTTGGTGGTTTTTCGCTGCTTGGCTGGGTGTTCGCCATTTATTTGCTGACCCAGGCTATCACTGTGCCGATCTACGGCCGATTGGCGGACCTTTATGGCTGCAGAAAAATGTTTTTTATCGGCACGTTTCTTTTTCTGAGCGGCTCCGTGCTGTGTGGATTCGCGCCCTCATTGGTGTGGATGATTGCCTTTCGCGCGTTGCAGGGGTTAGGTGCCGGGGCTATTACTCCGGTGGCAACGACGCTGATTGCCAACATTTATGGTCCTCATGAGCGAGCAAAAGCACAGGGGTATCTTGCCAGCGTGTGGGGCGTTTCTGCGATTATTGGCCCGCTGTTGGGCGCGTTTATCGTGCAGCATTTTCACTGGTCGATTGTATTCTGGATTAATCTCCCCATTGGCGTTGTCGCGATGATCATTTTGGCGCGCTACTTACCCGCTGAAGAGGCCAAAAAACAGCACGCGCTGGATATGGCAGGCACGGTTTTGCTTTCAACCGCTGTCGCCGCGTTACTGCTTGCGCTGCTGCAGGCAGAGACTTTTGGCTATTACTCGCTGCTGCTGGTTGGTGTTGCATTGCTTGCAACACTGCTGCTCATTCGCCAAGAGCGCAGGTCGCCAGAACCGCTATTCCCTTTATCGTTGTGGCAAAACAAAGTCGTGGTCGCGGGTAATATTGGCGGATTAGTCATTGGTGCCAGCATGATGGGAATAAGCGCATTTCTACCCACTTATGTGCAGGGCGTTCTGGGTGGTTCACCGCTACAGGCAGGCACTACGCTGGCGCTGATGTCGATTGGCTGGCCTTTGGCCAGCACGCTTAGCGGCAATTTAATGCAGGCCACCTCGTATCGATTTACCGTCATGCTTGGTGCGCTGCTTTTAGTGGCGGGTAGCCTGTCGCTATTGATGTTAACGGCAGACTCAGGATTGGCGTGGGCGAGATGCGCTTCATTTATGATTGGAGCCGGGATGGGGCTGTGTAATACCACGTTTTTAGTCTCTGTGCAGAACTCGGTAGAAGCTTCGGTGCGCGGTATCGCAACCGCCTCTACACTGTTCACCCGTATGCTTGGCTCCGCGCTAGGTACGGCAATACTGGGAGCAACGCTGAATCTTAATTTGCAGCACCGCTTACCGGCGCTCCAAGACCCAGTACAGACGTTGATGGATAAACCGTTAAGGCAGCAATTATCCTCCCATCAACTGGGGCACATTATCGAACAAGTTTCGGCGTCACTGCATTGGGTATTTATTCTTGCGGCGGCAATATCGATATTCGCACTGGCTGCAGCACTGCTTATTCCAGCAGGCCAGCGGCCGGTGCAAAGCAAAAAGTAA
- the bioD gene encoding dethiobiotin synthase, translating to MLTHFFVTGTDSRVGKTIVSRALLQAMSAQGKIVLGYKPIATGSQELADGVRNKDAVTLQKSSSISYPLAKITPFALSDEDIFTSELPLDLFEQITAGLQFMRLEADTVVVEGCDGWRTLITPGQSYSEWVVQTRMPVVLVVGIQEGCVSQALMAAQSIIADGVHLLGWVANRINPCLAHYGETIAAIRQNIAAPLLGEIPYLPRAESREMAKFLDLSPLVGQSSLVAAASSHK from the coding sequence ATGTTAACGCACTTTTTTGTAACGGGTACGGATTCCCGTGTAGGTAAAACCATTGTTTCTCGCGCTCTTTTACAGGCTATGTCAGCGCAGGGAAAAATTGTGCTAGGTTATAAACCTATTGCAACCGGTAGTCAGGAATTGGCGGATGGTGTACGTAATAAAGATGCGGTAACCCTACAAAAATCCTCCTCGATATCCTACCCGCTAGCAAAAATAACCCCTTTTGCCTTATCCGATGAGGACATTTTCACCAGCGAACTGCCGCTAGACCTCTTTGAACAGATAACGGCAGGCCTCCAGTTTATGCGTCTCGAGGCCGATACTGTAGTGGTCGAAGGCTGTGACGGATGGCGAACGCTCATCACCCCAGGGCAGTCCTACTCTGAATGGGTGGTGCAAACCCGAATGCCGGTTGTTTTAGTGGTGGGCATTCAGGAAGGCTGCGTGAGTCAGGCATTAATGGCGGCGCAGTCTATTATTGCTGATGGCGTTCACCTTCTAGGATGGGTTGCCAATAGAATTAATCCCTGCCTGGCACATTATGGCGAAACAATTGCCGCTATTAGGCAAAATATTGCGGCTCCCTTGTTAGGTGAAATACCTTATCTGCCACGCGCCGAGTCGCGCGAAATGGCCAAATTTCTCGACCTGTCTCCCTTGGTCGGTCAATCGTCCTTAGTGGCGGCTGCGTCTAGCCATAAATAA
- a CDS encoding glucosyltransferase domain-containing protein — translation MHTSQPIIKLVSRNRKILLTFLVGILVTLPLLTHKVYYQDDYYRIMGGSGSYWLSNGRPITWLLNELLRFSSVINDVSPLPLLLGLGSLAVASVIYVEKLELPLKGYWPLVPAQFMTLNPFLAQSMLFSYDSMTMLLAVALALIASLSLSLSRIKHVLLTTALLLITMMTYQTGLNIYIGCVVIMTVSLWSRQQNSLGFLSDKLFACIAAVLIYKLVIVNLLPTDEYSLQHSKIVSLGPDMVPILSRNIVQFFDLYMSAFPGLRVLLIVLPLAILFVGLLRLFFLTTLRRPVISARFRVASGLLLLAAPVVVIATVSGLSTILASPVFVPRVIIASSCLFLFCFYVSIKAFPSVSRFMAGLYCVPLLYFMVMMISCFNTAVNTQSYTVNVIQQIKADLSHISQDEATSLAFIGQLGQSPDVQPSLRAFPLIGIIQLPMLVESYSWGYYPLFWGQNIRMGFSNTTPEMKAFKPERYLAQSCDYRLFIYQKTAVFDLRDGCPPASDGRR, via the coding sequence ATGCACACCAGCCAGCCTATTATTAAGTTGGTAAGTCGTAATAGAAAAATATTGTTAACCTTTTTGGTGGGGATACTGGTCACCTTGCCTTTATTGACCCATAAAGTTTACTACCAGGATGATTATTATCGCATCATGGGGGGCAGTGGAAGTTATTGGCTCAGTAACGGCAGACCCATAACTTGGCTATTAAATGAGTTACTCAGATTCAGCTCAGTGATAAATGACGTTTCCCCGCTGCCGCTGCTGTTGGGACTGGGGTCTCTGGCGGTGGCCAGCGTCATTTATGTTGAAAAACTGGAGTTGCCCCTCAAGGGTTACTGGCCTTTGGTGCCAGCGCAGTTTATGACTCTCAATCCGTTTCTTGCGCAGTCGATGCTCTTCTCCTACGACTCGATGACGATGCTGCTTGCCGTCGCCTTAGCGTTGATTGCCAGTCTGTCGTTGAGTCTTTCTAGAATTAAACACGTACTGTTGACTACGGCGCTGCTGCTAATAACGATGATGACCTATCAGACAGGGTTAAATATTTATATCGGCTGCGTAGTTATAATGACGGTGAGCCTGTGGAGCCGACAACAAAACTCGCTCGGATTCTTAAGTGACAAGCTTTTTGCCTGTATTGCGGCGGTACTGATTTATAAACTTGTTATCGTTAACCTGCTGCCCACTGATGAATACAGTCTGCAACACAGTAAAATAGTGTCATTAGGCCCAGACATGGTGCCTATTCTTTCGCGCAATATAGTTCAATTCTTTGACCTGTATATGAGTGCTTTTCCAGGACTCAGAGTCTTGCTAATTGTTCTTCCATTGGCCATCTTATTCGTTGGATTGCTAAGACTATTTTTTTTAACAACTCTGCGTCGACCGGTCATCTCTGCCAGATTTAGGGTGGCCAGCGGTTTGTTGCTTTTAGCCGCACCGGTCGTTGTTATCGCCACCGTTTCAGGACTTTCAACAATTTTGGCGAGCCCGGTATTTGTTCCACGCGTCATTATTGCCTCCAGCTGCCTGTTTTTGTTCTGCTTCTACGTAAGTATTAAGGCATTCCCCTCGGTAAGCCGTTTTATGGCAGGCTTATACTGCGTGCCGCTACTCTATTTCATGGTGATGATGATCTCCTGCTTTAATACGGCAGTAAACACCCAGAGCTACACGGTAAACGTTATTCAACAGATTAAAGCCGACCTGTCACATATATCGCAGGATGAAGCCACCAGTCTCGCTTTTATCGGTCAACTTGGCCAATCGCCAGACGTCCAGCCGAGCCTGCGTGCTTTTCCGTTGATTGGTATTATTCAATTGCCCATGCTGGTCGAATCTTACTCGTGGGGCTATTACCCGCTGTTTTGGGGGCAAAATATTAGAATGGGGTTCAGCAATACCACGCCTGAGATGAAAGCTTTTAAGCCTGAACGTTATCTGGCTCAGAGTTGTGATTATCGTTTGTTTATTTACCAGAAAACGGCGGTGTTTGATTTACGTGACGGGTGCCCACCGGCAAGTGATGGCAGGCGTTAA
- a CDS encoding DUF1161 domain-containing protein, producing MKKTLVIGLALLTLSPLAAMASCDSVKADITKKIVANGLPESGFKLDIVANDQADKASGQVVGHCDNDTQKIVYSKTSDGSDDTTSNPKTGTSQDAAAQ from the coding sequence ATGAAAAAGACTTTAGTGATTGGACTGGCTTTGTTAACGCTGTCTCCACTGGCTGCAATGGCCTCATGCGACAGCGTTAAAGCTGATATCACCAAGAAAATTGTGGCAAATGGGTTGCCGGAGTCCGGCTTTAAACTCGACATCGTCGCCAATGATCAGGCCGATAAGGCCAGTGGTCAAGTGGTCGGCCACTGTGATAACGACACGCAAAAAATCGTCTATAGCAAAACGTCTGACGGCTCTGATGACACCACTTCAAACCCGAAAACCGGCACCAGTCAGGACGCAGCAGCACAATAA